The sequence aaaagttTTCCAGTCAGGAAATTTGTTTAGTATCTTAATACCTCTCAAAACCcttacaaatctttaaattttacttacttttgttactattatgcttaaaaattgtttaactcgtttcaagttttcaattattttgtaattgttttaaaactttaaagcatCTCTCAAAGTCACTGGATTTTTGGCTTACTTAATAATTGCtcatttgttatttattcataaatttttttaaatctttttaaatattttgttaagattaattaaaaaaaaatttttttaatgttcctagGAATCTGAAGAATTTCTTATTATCTCAAAACGCATTGATCATTTTAAATGGACAGTCAAACATTGCTAAGTATTAAAAGATCgttctttttcttcattaaagatcttcaaatttactgggtaaaaaatggaacatttcgAACTAGAGCAacatttgaaaagaatttcaatttattaatttgaaattatttaaaaattgaaaatcgtttaTGAAGTTTCAATTGGACGTTCACCTTtgcttttgaattgaaatagtttcatttttaacgttaaattacgtgaattatttaattttgaaccgattCAGATCGTCTTGTAAAAAACTATTAttggataatttttaatactcgaactacagttcaatttaaaaaataattcatttatatttacagttgatcagctcaaatcttttttttttttttttttttgaaaaaacttaagaCTGAacgatttcataatttaaaaagttcaagtggaacttaaaatttaaagaaatttgaaatcaaatttacttTAAACTACATTATATCAAGCGATTCTATCAAGTTTTTCTACTTCTCAAACAATTTCCGTCGCTACCCGGTCCAGCGACCACCCTGATaatgtttagaattattttaaggcTAATTTACGGTCTGAATTCAAATACTCCAAGCTGTATGTCTAAAGTTTTCAGACTTCATCTTAATTTCGCTTACCATAACTGAGTGTGAacattgaattaataatttttctccgtgttcatttctattagaaaaattaaattttagcttCCGGAGCGGAAATTCACCATCAGTTTTCTACGATTTTGGTTCTCTGACAAAACTCAAATACTGTTTAGTCTTCGAAAAGTCTAtagttttctttataatttttttccaaccccTTGTGCCAAGAAACTGGCTAGTAAGTCTTGAAAAATATCTTGCTCACcagttaatatattttgaaaagccGTCTCGACATTGGTCGAATCTAAGGCAGAGGTCTCAATGAATGAGAGGCCATTTTTTTCGGCAAAGGCTTTGGCCTCGTCTGTCGGGACAGCCCGCAAATGCCTCAAGTCAGACTTGTTTCCGACCAACATTATAACGATATTCTGATCAGCGTGGTCTCGTAATTCCCGCAACCATCTTTCTACATTTTCGTACGTTAGGTGCTTCGCAATGTCATAAACCAATAAGGCTCCTACGGCTCCACGATAGtatctacaagaaaaaaaatgaatcaacggTTATTTCTGGACAAAGAGTGAGAGAACATATGAACAATTACAATTAGTCATGTCTGATTTAATTGTTCTGAACGGAATTTCCGGTTTTTTGAGGAAACTTACGCGGACGTGATTGCACGATAACGTTCCTGGCCAGCAGTGTCCCATATTTGGGCTTTAATCGTCTTTCCGTCTACTTGTATGCTGCGAGTGGCGAATTCCACTCCAATAGTCGACTTTGATTCGAGGTTGAATTCATTGCGTGTGAAACGTGAGAGGAGATTACTTTTTCCAACTCCCGAGTCACCGATGAGAACcactgaaatcattaaaaaaaaaacatgcctTAGATTTCGATGACAGACTGTGAATCACGATTAGGAGTTACAAATTACAGAGTACCAATGGCACCCAGAGAAGATGCACCGCGGACGTGCTTATGTCACAAGTTCAATTGGGCGTGCATTGATTATTTAAATCAGAGGGGCAGCGGATATCGACAGATGAAATCAAGGctctcatttaaaatttttcttatctacTACTGATATTATCATTACATACGCTTTTATTTCGTTGACTTATTTATTTTAGGTCGAAGTAACTCAACACAAAAATATGGTAATACAATTTCGGTTTTcatataggtttaaaaaaaatagtgtacagggatttttttaaatacactcaaCTTCCAGTTAAATCGAAGCCTTTGAAATGAAgaccctaaatttaaaaaaactgggcGATGCGTTTTGATATATCTGATCATTGACATAACTGAGCTTCGACTTAACTGCAAGTTGAGTGTagcttttatttgtatttcacgCCAGAGTGAAGTCAAAATCAAGACATGTGACATCACTATTTAGTTAGATTACTTCTGAAACACAAAGTTGTTTCCATAGAATATCATTATTGAAGatgaattccagaaaatttaattaagtaaataatttattttagaggTCGAAGTAACCAAGTATAGGTTTTCATAGTACGGAGCTATTAAAATAtttcgctttttttttaaataatcgactcggaatatgtatatagtttcgcgagtttattatgaatattttttttcagtttcaagagATTCAATGAATATGTTTAAATTAGAAGGCTTCGACAACTTAAATTACAACATATTCTTAACCCTTAAATACCACACTAGTGCAAATTCACACTAGCAAAATTGCCAAACAAGTGTCTTTGATCACCTGGTAGATAGAAGGCCCTCCCCCCACGTTAAATATGTCTGTGCCTTACTGATCCTGGTGCGAATTCCCACTAGTTTGATAGTTTACGATCACAAAGTAGGTGCTTCAAAATAAATTGGATTTCGTcagataattgtttttttttcgagtgCACTTTCTCTAGAACTAAGTAATTATAcatgataattcttctttttcaacGTAAATGCGCAAAAATTTCAAgggcttaattttgaaagttgaCCCACGATCGTCACAGTTCCAAACTGCCTGAAGCGTATGTGTGACAATCATCGTGATTCAATATACATTGAGTGCACTACTTTTATAGAACAAAGTTTAGAATCACTTTTACTATCAACTTTGtattattaattgataataatatttcaatattaccAATGATTAAatgataaacaatattattattcataaaaagcgTATGTGTGACGATCATCGTGATTCAGTATGCATTGAGTACactatttttatcgaataaagttTAGAAAAACTTCTGCTTTAAACACTGTACCCTCGCTTCATAATAATATCTCGATATTAATcacgtttaaataataaacaatattattattcataaattttcagattttacatGATACCTTCTATTCCAGATTATGTACTAATTGATTTGTATGTGCTGCAAACATAACCTATCTTcataaaaccataaaaaatatttttattttattgcatgTGTACTtagtactttttttgaaaatatgtactttaacctttaatttaaaaataaaaacagtacgTTTCTGACAACTactaaaaatatgtcaattttttgaaaaaaatgacattttagaaAAGTTCTTCTCATTTTGTTtgctagttgaaaattgtttatcatATATATTTTCATTGTCATTGCATTTCTCAGtgattttaaacccgaaaaatgTATCCAATGagttctaattatttttgtacgaattattaccatttaaaaatacgaaatccCAATGCGCACTAGTGTGGTATATATTTATGGACAGATGGAGTGTTGGCTTTGATAAGAAATCATTTCTAGTATGTAACTCTAAAGTTCATGAACTTGAACCATAATTCAAACAAGCTTTTATTTTACCTTCTTATACTTAAAACTCATTTcatatttagataaaattaatgtggttactatatttaattcaattattatcgATATAAATTCCTAATTCTTTAActacaaacattaaattttcaacaagataatggttaaattttcaaccaaagtaatgaatttttaacaaaagagtaattctccaccaagtagttttattttcaacaaaaaagatacatttccaacTCCCCTTTTACGGATTTAagggataaaataattaaataaataataaaaaaaaaaactgaaaatattatgaactatgaaaaattaataaattactaagCAAAAATGTTCCGAATTGCATAAATGTTATCATGCCAGGAACCTTTGCGAAGAAGCTATAAGATGGACAGAAGGAGAAAACGCCCCCAGTGTGGTTACactttttcaattcggaaaattttggcttggtaatttatttatttttgcatacttAATTATTcggaatgttcaaacaaattaaattcgcTTCTCTAATAGTACCTTCAAAATGGTACCTTTTTTATaccttttgaattatttatttatttatataagatatataattcaagttttagatttttttaacataatcagtttttaattttttaaataaattatctacttatttttttgtagaacttttttaaaattattttaggcaaAGATTGTGCATGATCGGaagttttttcggatttttttaacATACTGTACTCCACTTTGAAATTTACTCATTGGTTTTTACGATGTTTTTTGCTCAAGGGCGTTGAAACCAGGACTCagacttaaaattgaattacctCATTTTACtcgataaatacaaaaattacatcttttctagataTTAAGGCCTATTcggttttttaatactttatttatacaaaaactattgaaacaagtaaattatattgttaaacccaaaagtcgaatttataactaaattctataataataactaatgtttcaactgaaatacttcaattttcaaccaagtttttaaattttcatttaaaaaaattttttgaacgaaaaatgtagtatatAGTTGCTATTTTAACTAAAagcttttactttttaaataaaaaaaagtttaattcaactaaaatagattagttaaattttcagttgaaaaaggcCATTAACTACTACCAccataatacattattttattaaagcggatagaaattcttaattaatcataatatggatattaatcctcgttcctttttttttataacgGCATAACTCGAGCCAAATACAATTTGAAGGCGCATTTGATTTTGGAGAAATCTTGAACTTCTGAGAGGACAGCGGGGCTAGCCGCACCTTTGTGTAGGAACTGAGCAAAGGCGGTTTGTCGATTTTTCTCTAAATTCAGTATTTGAGCTTTACGaatatttttaccagaaaaaaatggCTAAAGTCTAATCGTTaatcaaatagctaaattttaggttaaaaccacgaattaaaaaaaattaatttaaacaaaat comes from Belonocnema kinseyi isolate 2016_QV_RU_SX_M_011 chromosome 5, B_treatae_v1, whole genome shotgun sequence and encodes:
- the LOC117172425 gene encoding ras-related protein Rab-11A isoform X2, encoding MQNSFLQDFYHSMVLIGDSGVGKSNLLSRFTRNEFNLESKSTIGVEFATRSIQVDGKTIKAQIWDTAGQERYRAITSAYYRGAVGALLVYDIAKHLTYENVERWLRELRDHADQNIVIMLVGNKSDLRHLRAVPTDEAKAFAEKNGLSFIETSALDSTNVETAFQNILTEIYRIVSQKQIRDPPEGDTIRPQNVEPIDVKPTMSSDGMRKQCCQ
- the LOC117172425 gene encoding ras-related protein Rab-11A isoform X1 encodes the protein MGTRDDEYDYLFKVVLIGDSGVGKSNLLSRFTRNEFNLESKSTIGVEFATRSIQVDGKTIKAQIWDTAGQERYRAITSAYYRGAVGALLVYDIAKHLTYENVERWLRELRDHADQNIVIMLVGNKSDLRHLRAVPTDEAKAFAEKNGLSFIETSALDSTNVETAFQNILTEIYRIVSQKQIRDPPEGDTIRPQNVEPIDVKPTMSSDGMRKQCCQ